A stretch of Dermochelys coriacea isolate rDerCor1 chromosome 6, rDerCor1.pri.v4, whole genome shotgun sequence DNA encodes these proteins:
- the RASSF10 gene encoding ras association domain-containing protein 10 yields MEPEERKISVWLCQEEKLISGLSRRTTCSDVVRVLLEDNSQRRRLAALQESGGGMLSGPPESYCIVEKWRGFERILPNKTKILRLWAAWGDEQENVRFVLVRSEASLPNTGPRSAEARVVLSKERPCHGLGAARASLALTQEKQRRVVRKAFRKLAKINKKRQQPLAKEASSAERMETLVHLVLSQDHTIRQQIQRLRELDREIDRYEAKVHLDRMKRHGVNYVQDTYLVGASSCELEPGREPGPGPDGQLEEYARKCEEVLQLQEQRTRQEELLEHLAGEIQEELNERWMKRRREELAAAKGSSSSSSLSEPDCNTTELSGGGAGELPVEQERVKTQLSTSLYIGLRLSTDLEAIKRDLAYAQRAREDKERELQRLLETLNTLGFADTQTAAQILLPEERAPGGPAFHEAGLGAPVGSSGVWEGPARERCKDCEENDEDSDTGLSSMHSQDSDSVPVCESLV; encoded by the coding sequence ATGGAGCCGGAGGAGAGGAAGATCTCGGTGTGGCTCTGCCAGGAAGAGAAGTTGATCTCAGGCCTCTCCAGACGCACCACTTGCTCGGATGTGGTGCGGGTGCTGCTGGAGGACAACAGCCAGCGGCGGCGGCTGGCCGCCCTGCAGGAGTCCGGCGGGGGGATGCTCTCGGGCCCCCCCGAGTCCTACTGCATCGTGGAGAAGTGGAGGGGCTTCGAGAGGATCCTGCCCAACAAGACGAAGATCCTGAGGCTCTGGGCTGCCTGGGGGGACGAGCAGGAGAACGTCCGCTTCGTGCTGGTCCGCAGCGAGGCGTCGCTGCCCAACACGGGGCCCCGCAGCGCGGAGGCCAGGGTGGTGCTGAGCAAGGAGCGCCCCTGCCACGGCCTCGGGGCGGCCCGGGCCAGCCTGGCGCTCACGCAGGAGAAGCAGCGGCGGGTAGTGAGAAAAGCCTTCCGGAAACTGGCCAAGATCAACAAGAAGCGGCAGCAGCCGCTGGCCAAGGAGGCGTCCTCGGCGGAGAGGATGGAGACCCTGGTGCACCTGGTGCTGTCGCAGGACCACACCATCCGCCAGCAGATCCAGCGGCTCCGGGAGCTGGACCGGGAGATCGACAGGTACGAGGCTAAGGTCCACCTGGACCGCATGAAGCGGCACGGGGTGAACTACGTGCAGGACACCTACTTGGTGGGGGCCAGCAGCTGCGAGCTGGAGCCGGGCCgggagccggggccggggccggacGGGCAGCTGGAGGAGTACGCCAGGAAGTGCGAGGAGGTgctgcagctgcaggagcagcggACGCGgcaggaggagctgctggagcacCTGGCCGGCGAGATCCAGGAGGAGCTGAACGAGCGCTGGATGAAGCGGCGCCGGGAGGAGCTGGCCGCGGCCaagggctccagctccagctccagcctgtccGAGCCCGACTGCAACACCACGGAGCTGAGCGGCGGCGGCGCCGGCGAGCTCCCCGTGGAGCAGGAGCGCGTGAAGACCCAGCTGAGCACCAGCCTCTACATCGGGCTCCGGCTGAGCACGGACTTGGAGGCGATCAAAAGGGACCTGGCTTACGCGCAGCGCGCCCGGGAGGACAAGGAGCGGGAGCTGCAGCGCCTGCTCGAGACGCTGAACACGCTGGGCTTCGCGGACACCCAGACGGCAGCTCAGATCCTCCTCCCCGAGGAGCGCGCTCCGGGCGGCCCGGCCTTCCAcgaggccgggctgggggctcccGTGGGCAGCTCAGGCGTCTGGGAGGGCCCGGCCAGGGAGCGGTGCAAGGACTGCGAGGAGAACGATGAGGACTCGGATACGGGACTGAGCTCCATGCACAGCCAGGACTCGGACTCCGTCCCAGTCTGTGAATCGCTGGTATAG